DNA from Variovorax sp. PBL-H6:
TCCGTCGTCGGCGTCAGCGACCTGGACAGCGTGCATTCGCTGCGCCTGCTGGTCCAGTGGGCGACGCAGTGGCCCACCCTGTGGTTCACGCTGGTGGGGCCCTTCATCGCCTCGATCGTGCTGGCTTGCGCCTACTGGTCGGTGCGCGACCGGAAGTCCACGGCATCGATGCTGCTGCAGGTGGCGATGTGGTGCGCGCTTGCCGCGGGCGCCTGCTGGGTCGGGCCACAACTGGTGCGCCACTACAGCGGGCCGCTGTGGCTGGCGCCCGCCTTCGTCGGTTTCGCGTTGTGCTGGATGGTGGCGCTGCTGTGGGTGCTGTGGCGCAGCCAGAAGCGCTCACCCGCGGAGCTGCGCAACGACCTGACCGACGGGCTCGCTTCGGTGATCAACACCGCGCTGCTGATCGTGCTGCTGGGCCTGCTCGACCGGGTCGGCTGGTGGATCGCGGCTGAAAGCCAGGACCTCCGCGCCTCCTACGGCGCCGCCCTGCTGCTGGTCGCGGCGGCGCTGCGCGGCGTGCTGCCGATGCTGCTGTCTCAGAAGAGCCAGGCGCCGGGCATCGGCAAGTCGCTGATGCTCAACCTGGCCAGCCTGGCAGGGCTCCTGCTGGCTTTCTGCCTCGCGGCCTGGTGGGTGGGCCTGGTGTACGCGGCGACGCTGGTGCCGGTGTTCACGCCGTCCGGGCTGGACTTCTCGCGCGGCTGGGTCTGGCTGGGCACCATCTTCATCATCGTCTTCAGCTACGCGCTGGTGACGGGGCGCAACTTCGCCTTCCTCAACGTCTCCTCGCTGCACATGTTCTACAAGGCGCGGATCGTGCGCGGCTACCTGGGCGCGGCCAACGCGCGCCGCCTGGGCGCGAGCCCGACCGAGCAGGTCTCGGGGCTGGAGCCACCGCAGGTGCCTGTGGGGGAGGTCGATCCGCAGGACGACATTTCCCAGCTCCGCTACGCGCCGCACCTGCACGGCGGGCCGGTGCACCTGGCCAACGTCTGCATCAACCAGACGCACGACACCAAGCAGAAGCTCTTCAACCGCGACCGGCGCAGCCTGCCCCTCACCATCGGCCCGCAGGGCTGGATGCAGGCCGGTGGCGCCGGCTGGGCGCAGGCGCACGGCGACGGCGCGCTCACCCTCGGCGCATGGACCGCGATCTCGGGCGCGGCCTTCGCGCCCGGCCTCGGCCGCCTGACCAAGCGCGGCATCGCGGCGCTGTCGGTCTTCGCGGGCCTGCGCCTGGGCTACTGGTGGAACAGCGCCGAGGCCGGCATCGTGCAGCACGGCGCCGCGTTGCATGGCAGCCCGCTGCTGATGAAGACGCGCTTCATGCTGCTCGAATGCTTCGGCGTCTTTCCCGGCAGCAGCTCCGCCAACTGGTACCTGAGCGACGGCGGGCATTTCGAGAACACCGGCGCCTACACGCTGCTGCGCCAGGAGGCCGCGCTGATCGTGATCGCCGATTGCGGCGCCGACCCGGACTACCGCTTCTGCGATCTCGAGGTCCTGATCCGCCGCGCGCGCATCGACCTCAACGCCGAGATCACCTTCATGAAGCCGCGGCCCGGCGGCGATTGGACGCACCTGGGCGCCTTCGGTTCGCTCAACGATCTGGCCTCGACCCAGAGCCAGGCCTGCCTGGCGCTGGCGCAGGTGCGCTACGCCAGTGGCGCGACCGGGCAGATCGTGCTGGTGAAGCCCAATGTGTCCGCCGCGCTGCCAGTGGACCTGGTGAATTTCAAGGCAGCCAATCCGCTGTTTCCGCAGCAGCCCACCACCGACCAGTTCTTCGACGAGGCGCAGTGGGAGAGCTATTTCCGTCTCGGCGCCGAGATCGGTACGCGACTCGAAGGCGAAATGCTGGCGCAGGTGGCGGCGGGCGCCCCTGGCATGTTCGTGCCTGACGACGGGCAGCCGCAGCAAGTCGCGAAGGCCACCACCCAGGGCGATCCCGAGTCGCTGGACAAGGACAGCGCGACCGCCGCCGCGGCAGGCTCCATGAGCCGCCTGCAGGCACGCGTGATGCGGGCGGGCGCCGTCACTGCCTCGGTGGGTATCGGCACCGCCGCGACCTTCGCCGTCGCGGCATGGCAGGGCATCGACAGCTGGCGCGCGCAGCGGGCCGAGACGGAGAAGGCCGAGAACAGCTCCTTCAAGGAACTGACCGAGCACTGGGCCCGCCTGCAGGCGAGCGCCTCGACCGGAGAGGCCTCCGCGCAGCTGGCCGCGGAGCTGCTGCGCACCGGCGACCTGCTGTGCCGCGACGGCCGCGACAACTTCATGGCCAGGTTCCGGCTCTCGGTGCGCATCGTGGATGACGCCAAGCAGGCCTGCGCCAGGGAGCCCGCCGAGCAGCGCACGCCGGCCTGCGCGCGCCTGCTCGATGCCGGCAACGGCATCGACTGCCTGCAGCCCGCGCAGGCGCCGCCCTGCGCGCCGCGCTACTGGGCCCGCGACTACACCGGTCAGGTCGGCTCGAAGCAGAACTGCAGCGGCATCCTGCCCGCGCCCTGGCCGGCCCTGGTGTGGCTGCGCGACCGTATTCAGGACCTGGGTCCGGGCGAAGTGCAGGTTGGGTCGGTCCGGTTGCCTGCGCCCGGCCCGCAGGCGCAGCCCTATCCGATACCGGTGCCCGGGCCGGGCGTCGAGCCCTCGAACGGGACCGAGGCGCCCCCGCTCCCGCAGCCGCCGGCGGCCGATGTCTGCGCCGGCACGGTGGTCTACATCCAGCTCTACGGCCCCGCGCTGCGCGATCGCGCGCGCAGCTGGCGCGGCCCGTGGCGCACGCTGGGCGCCTCGGTGCCGCCCATCGAGGACGTGCTGAGCACCTCGCGCCGCGCGGGGCGCTCGCCGCCAGCGGGCCATCCGGAGCCCACGGTGATCATCCGCGACGAGAAGACCCGCCCCTGCGCCGAAGCCATGATTCAGACCGCCGCCTCGCCCACAGGCCAGCCCTGGGCCATCAAGTTGCGGCCGCAGGGTGGCGCCGAGACGAAGAGCAACATCGAGGTGTGGCTGCCGCGCACTGGCGGGCCATTGGCGAACTGAAGGCACGGGCCCCCTGAAGCCGAGCCTTTGGGCAAGAGTGCGAAGGCAGTTGTTGGATCAAGTGGGCCGTCGTTGATGCAAAGCATGCGCCAGCCAAAGCGGGTTCAGTGACGCACTAGGAGAAGAACCATGGCGACCCTCGGCAAGCCCATCGTGATGGTGCGCCCGGAGCAGCTCGGCTTCGGCGAGCGCAGCGTGAGCCCCTCGGACTTCGGCTGGCTCATGCTGGCCGAAGGAGACTCGTGGTTTTCCTTCGGCTCGCTGCTGGGCAACAACCTGCTCAACCGGCTGACCTTCACGCGCAGCACGCTTGTCACGAACACGGCGCGCCCGAGCGACACGCTGGCCCACGTGGTCGACTGGTGGCGCGACCCGGCCTTCGCGACCCTGATCGCGGGCGGGCGGCGCGGCCGCCGGGGCTGGGCCTTCGATGCGATCCTGCTGAGCGGCGGCGGCAACGACCTGATCGACGCCATCAGCGATCGCCGGGTCGACCAGCAGCTGCTGCGCCGACTGTCCCCCGGCAGTGACCCGGCTTCGCCCGCGGACTGCATTCATCCCGAGGCCTGGGCAGCGTTCGAGACCTACCTGCGCGCCAACTTCGCGATGGTTTCGCAGCTGGCGGCCGGGAGTGCACAGAATGGCAGCACGCCGATCTTCGTGCACACCTACGATTACCCAACGCCCAACGATGCACCCGCCGCGCCGGGCCGCGGCCCCTGGCTGCTGCCGGCCCTGCTGGCGCACCGCATTCCCGAGCCGATGCACCAGCCGCTGGCTGATCACCTGATCGAGCGCCTGGCGGGCGTGGTGCGCACGCTGGGCCTCGCGAACGTGCATGTGATCGACACCCTCGGCACGCTGACCCGCGCTGCGGCCGGCGCCAAGGGCGACAGCCACGACTGGCTCAACGAGATCCACCCCAATCCGCAGGGCTACGGCAAGCTGGCGTCGGTATGGCGCGCTGGGATCGAGGGCGTGATCGCTCCCTGAGCACCTGCACGGATCACGCGCAGCGCATGGCGGGCGATCATCGCCTCCTCGTCGGTCGCGATCACCCAGGCGCGGGCTTGCGAGCCGGGAACCGAGACCACGCGGTCCTCGCGACCCTCGGGCTGCGCGTCGCGATCGAATGCAATGCCGAGCCATTCCAGCCCCGCGAGCACCTCGGCGCGCACCCGCCCCGAGTTCTCGCCGATGCCGCCGGTGAAGACGAACGCATCGACGCCGCCCAGCGATGCTGCGAGCGCGCCGGCCTCGCGCCGGACGCGGGTGCAGAAATACGCAATGGCCTCGCCGGCGCGCGGATCGTCCGAGGCCTCGAGCTCGCGCATGTCGTGCGAGATGCCCGACAGGCCCTTGAGACCCGACTCCTTGTAGAGCAGGTCGGACAGGCGCGCCGCCTCGTAGCCGTGCGTTTCGATCAGGTGCAGCAGCACGCCCGGGTCGATCGCGCCGCAGCGCGTGCCCATCGGCAGGCCGTCGAGCGCGCTGAAGCCCATCGTCGTGTCGATCGATTGCCCGCCGCGCAGCGCGCACATCGACGCGCCGTTGCCGAGGTGCGCGACGATCACGCGCCCCGCCGCCTCGCGCGGCGACAGCTCGGCCAGTCGCCCGGCGATGTACTCGTAGGAAAGGCCATGGAAGCCGTAGCGACGGATGCCCGCGTCGAAGTAGTCGCGCGGCAGCGCATAGGCTTCGCGCAGGAAGCCGCCGCCGCGATGGAAGGCGGTGTCGAAGCAGGCCACTTGCGGCACGCCGGGGAAGGCGCGGCGCGTCGCCTCGATGGCGGCGATGTTGTTCGGCAAGTGCAGCGGTGCGAGCGGCACCAGCGTGCGCAGTGTCGCCAGCATCGTGGCGTCGATCAATGTCGCCGTGCTGAAGCGCGAGGCGCCGTGCACCACGCGATGCCCGACCGCGGCAAGGCGCAGCTGCGGGAAACGCGCCTGCATCAGCGCGAGGATCGCGGCGAGGGCGTCGCGCTCGTTGTTCAGCTTGCCCGCAGGCGCGGCTGCGTCATGCAGCACGCGCCCATCGGCGGCTTTCGCCTCGAGCCGGGCGTCGCCGCCCAAGCCGTCGACCTGGCCCGCGGCGGCCCGTTGCAGGAGATCGTCTGCGCCAACCGAGAACAGTGCGAACTTGATCGACGACGACCCGGCGTTGAAGGTGATGATGTGGTCGGTCATGAGGCTTGTTCGTGCGTCGGCTCTCGGTCCGGACTTCAGTCCGACCCCGGCCGCCACACCCGCGCCAGCACCGCGAGCCGGCTCCTGAAGCTGTGCCGCTCGTCCGAGAGCGCGTCGATGAAGTCCGAGAGCCGCTTGGACTTGATCATGGTGTAGAAGGTCAGCCAGGTGGTGAAGGCACCCACCACGCCGAACCACAGGAGCTTTCGCCAAAGCGGCGCGTCCGCTTCGGCCAGCAGGTTCATCCCGAGGAAGCCCGTGGTGACGGTGCCGATCAGCCCGAACAGCGTGACGACCGTGAGGCGCACCACCGTGTTCGCCTGCCGGCGCAGGCTGTCGGCGTCCAGGTAGGTGTTCATGTCGGCGATGCGCTCCTTGACCTCTTCGTAGAGCGGATCGAGCGCCAGGTGCGTGGTGCACAACCGCGACAGCGCGCGCACCTGCGCCTGCTCCGAGATCTCGTGGAACCAGTAGCGGTGGGTGAAGCGCAGGAAAGCCTCGAAGCTCGCGCGGATGGCCCGCTTGAACAGCTTGACGCTGGCCAGGTCATGCACGTCGAGCCGGCGCAGCGCTTCGACCAGTCGATCGGAGAACATCAGCAGCGCGGCCTTCTGGAAATGCGCGATGAGGAACACCAGGAAGTGCTGGTGCCGGAACTGCGCCAGCACGCCGCGGTCCCGGCAGCAGAAGAACTCCGAGTCCGCTGCGCCGACCACCACCATCGAGCGGCCGCTGCACAGGTAGCGCGTGTTCGGCGCGCTCCCCGCATCGACCCAGAAGCGGTCGTAGCAGTAGCGCTGCTCGAAGTCTGCCAAGTGTTCCTCGGCGAAGGGCAGGGGGCCGTTGCCGCTGACCACGGGCTCGGCCGCGCCAGTAACGAGTGCCAGCCGGATGAAGTCGCTGCGCGAGAGACGGCGCGGATCGTCGAGGGCCAGGTAGGCCATCAGCGGCATCCGGTAGTACTCGAGCTGGCGAAAGCGTAGCGGGCCGGCCTCACCGGAATGGTCGCTGACCAGCGGCTGCATCAACCAGGCCCAGTGCGCTGCAATGCGCGGCGCACGGTGCTCGGCCACATGCTCGAGGAAGAGGTCGCGCTGCTGCGCATCGGAGCTCGCGAGCACGCGGCCGCCGGCATCCAGCCACTCGACGCCGGCCATGCAGTGCAGCGCCGCGCCCTGCGCGTCCCAACCGCCGGGATAGGCGCGGCCGAAGCGGTAGAGGACCTCCTGCGCCTGCGGCAGGCTCAAGTCGTCCACGCCCACCTCCATGTTGAGCATCACCACGTCGACGTCGAAGAAGAAGTAGAGGTCTGCGTGCACCACCTGCAGCGTGATGGGCGCATCGCCCGTGCGCGCGACCACGCGGACGGCCGCGAGGTCGCGCCGTCGGAAGATGCGCATCGGCGACTCCCCGCCCGTGCCGCCCGCCTCGCGGCCGCGGCGGCCTTCGCCGTAAAGGAAGCGCTGCACATAGGGCAGGAAGCTCACGAACTCGTTGTAGTGGCGCTCGTGGAAGCCTTCGCTGCTGCCCGTGTATTCGTCCACCTCCTCGCGCCAGGGCGAGGCAGGGCCCATCTCCTTCAGCAGCTGCCACGGACTGCGCCGATGTTGCTGCTGTCCCTGCACCGGCATCAGGCGCAACGGCCACAGCAGGTTGGCCCGCAAGTGGCGCACCGCGGGCGCCGTGCCTGCGCTTGCCGCCTTCGCCGCAGCT
Protein-coding regions in this window:
- a CDS encoding patatin-like phospholipase family protein encodes the protein MDEVIRKLVTARREALSGTDDGRRPWGLALSGGGIRSATFCLGLLKSLAARRQLLEFDLVSTVSGGGYIGATLGRLCTNAKSAEEVREIERAFGDVDRARFGWWLRGNGRYLIPGGLRDTLFAGALYLRNLLGTHIEIAIAASLIGMVLAAVNLLLWDSVFRAVDLNSVPPDSVVGVSDLDSVHSLRLLVQWATQWPTLWFTLVGPFIASIVLACAYWSVRDRKSTASMLLQVAMWCALAAGACWVGPQLVRHYSGPLWLAPAFVGFALCWMVALLWVLWRSQKRSPAELRNDLTDGLASVINTALLIVLLGLLDRVGWWIAAESQDLRASYGAALLLVAAALRGVLPMLLSQKSQAPGIGKSLMLNLASLAGLLLAFCLAAWWVGLVYAATLVPVFTPSGLDFSRGWVWLGTIFIIVFSYALVTGRNFAFLNVSSLHMFYKARIVRGYLGAANARRLGASPTEQVSGLEPPQVPVGEVDPQDDISQLRYAPHLHGGPVHLANVCINQTHDTKQKLFNRDRRSLPLTIGPQGWMQAGGAGWAQAHGDGALTLGAWTAISGAAFAPGLGRLTKRGIAALSVFAGLRLGYWWNSAEAGIVQHGAALHGSPLLMKTRFMLLECFGVFPGSSSANWYLSDGGHFENTGAYTLLRQEAALIVIADCGADPDYRFCDLEVLIRRARIDLNAEITFMKPRPGGDWTHLGAFGSLNDLASTQSQACLALAQVRYASGATGQIVLVKPNVSAALPVDLVNFKAANPLFPQQPTTDQFFDEAQWESYFRLGAEIGTRLEGEMLAQVAAGAPGMFVPDDGQPQQVAKATTQGDPESLDKDSATAAAAGSMSRLQARVMRAGAVTASVGIGTAATFAVAAWQGIDSWRAQRAETEKAENSSFKELTEHWARLQASASTGEASAQLAAELLRTGDLLCRDGRDNFMARFRLSVRIVDDAKQACAREPAEQRTPACARLLDAGNGIDCLQPAQAPPCAPRYWARDYTGQVGSKQNCSGILPAPWPALVWLRDRIQDLGPGEVQVGSVRLPAPGPQAQPYPIPVPGPGVEPSNGTEAPPLPQPPAADVCAGTVVYIQLYGPALRDRARSWRGPWRTLGASVPPIEDVLSTSRRAGRSPPAGHPEPTVIIRDEKTRPCAEAMIQTAASPTGQPWAIKLRPQGGAETKSNIEVWLPRTGGPLAN
- a CDS encoding acetate/propionate family kinase produces the protein MTDHIITFNAGSSSIKFALFSVGADDLLQRAAAGQVDGLGGDARLEAKAADGRVLHDAAAPAGKLNNERDALAAILALMQARFPQLRLAAVGHRVVHGASRFSTATLIDATMLATLRTLVPLAPLHLPNNIAAIEATRRAFPGVPQVACFDTAFHRGGGFLREAYALPRDYFDAGIRRYGFHGLSYEYIAGRLAELSPREAAGRVIVAHLGNGASMCALRGGQSIDTTMGFSALDGLPMGTRCGAIDPGVLLHLIETHGYEAARLSDLLYKESGLKGLSGISHDMRELEASDDPRAGEAIAYFCTRVRREAGALAASLGGVDAFVFTGGIGENSGRVRAEVLAGLEWLGIAFDRDAQPEGREDRVVSVPGSQARAWVIATDEEAMIARHALRVIRAGAQGAITPSIPARHTDASLP
- a CDS encoding GDSL-type esterase/lipase family protein yields the protein MATLGKPIVMVRPEQLGFGERSVSPSDFGWLMLAEGDSWFSFGSLLGNNLLNRLTFTRSTLVTNTARPSDTLAHVVDWWRDPAFATLIAGGRRGRRGWAFDAILLSGGGNDLIDAISDRRVDQQLLRRLSPGSDPASPADCIHPEAWAAFETYLRANFAMVSQLAAGSAQNGSTPIFVHTYDYPTPNDAPAAPGRGPWLLPALLAHRIPEPMHQPLADHLIERLAGVVRTLGLANVHVIDTLGTLTRAAAGAKGDSHDWLNEIHPNPQGYGKLASVWRAGIEGVIAP